One stretch of Eretmochelys imbricata isolate rEreImb1 chromosome 1, rEreImb1.hap1, whole genome shotgun sequence DNA includes these proteins:
- the LOC144278499 gene encoding olfactory receptor 52E2-like: MATFNLTLSGTSTFILLGIPGLEADHIWISIPFFIFYIISLLGNVTILFVVGKEKTLHKPMYLLLCMLALTDIGMSTSMVPKALCIFWFNLKRITVRGCLTQMFFLHAASAMHSAVLVTMAFDRYVAICNPLRYANIVTNAQIAKLGLVGLIRAVLFILPLALLLSRLPFCANHIISHTYCEHIAVANISCGDIAVNRMYGLIIGFVVIGLDLTLIALSYCLIIRAVLRISSKKAHQKALNTCTAHICVMLTSYTPSLFSILTHRFGQGIAPQVHIILANLYFVIPPMLNPIIYGAKTKEICDKVGKYICRM; this comes from the coding sequence ATGGCAACTTTCAACCTCACCCTTTCTGGCACTTCAACATTCATCCTATTGGGCATCCCTGGCCTGGAAGCTGACCACATctggatttccatccctttctttATATTCTACATTATCAGCCTGTTGGGAAATGTCACCATTCTGTTTGTTGTAGGCAAAGAGAAGACCCTGCACAAGCCGatgtacctgctgctctgcatgctggcgCTCACAGATATCGGCATGTCTACCTCCATGGTGCCAAAGGCATTAtgtatattttggttcaatttgaaaCGCATCACTGTGCgtggctgcctcacccagatgttcttcctTCATGCAGCTTCTGCTATGCACTCAGCCGTCCTCGTGACAATGGCCTTTGATCGCTATgttgccatatgtaaccctctgagatatgCCAACATTGTCACCAACGCACAAATAGCTAAGCTAGGGCTAGTGGGTTTGAtaagagctgttctcttcattttgcccctggccctgctcctgagCAGGCTGCCATTTTGTGCAAACCACATTATCTCCCACACGTACTGTGAGCACATAGCTGTGGCAAATATATCATGTGGGGACATTGCAGTCAATAGGATGTATGGCTTAATTATAGGATTTGTAGTCATCGGTTTAGACCTGACACTCATTGCCCTCTCCTACTGTCTGATCATCAGGGCTGTCCTTAGAATCTCTTCCAAGAAAGCCCACCAGAAAGCCCTCAACACCTGCACAGCCCACATCTGTGTGATGCTGACGTCTTAtactccctccctcttctccattCTAACACACCGGTTTGGTCAGGGCATCGCTCCGCAGGTTCACATCATCTTGGCCAACCTCTATTTTGTCATCCCCCCCATGCTCAACCCTATCATTTATGGAGCTAAAACCAAAGAGATTTGTGACAAAGTGGGCAAATACATCTGCAGAATGTAA